The following are encoded together in the Conger conger chromosome 11, fConCon1.1, whole genome shotgun sequence genome:
- the LOC133139850 gene encoding proline rich transmembrane protein 1B isoform X2, producing the protein MDSGGSPVNPPMNPNQLSHSMGGAGAVEGLGDRDPGGAGAVEGLGDRDLAVHSAGHASQPAQAPECHGTCPGDVAMVIDGPPTANQLQDPADPPQNSVPSPTEDPPPYSAIDPKMAHLIYPPASPHYPRQLPITYQPGPDHPAFYQPQFMPSPSHTPYTIYMTSHPPNQEQISLPKDYLVESLLVTIFCCLMSGLIALMYSYEARAALARGDIREGERASQRARLLVLFSLLFGIFVCLGWIIYVVVALCA; encoded by the exons ATGGACTCAG GTGGTTCCCCAGTTAATCCACCAATGAACCCTAATCAACTCAGTCACAGCATGGGGGGTGCAGGAGCAGTGGAGGGACTGGGAGACAGAGACCCGGGGGGTGCAGGAGCAGTGGAAGGACTGGGAGACAGAGACCTGGCTGTACACTCAGCAGGCCATGCCTCCCAACCAGCACAAGCCCCTGAGTGTCATGGAACATGTCCTGGGGATGTAGCGATGGTTATAGATGGGCCTCCTACAGCCAACCAACTGCAggaccctgctgaccctcctcaGAACAGTGTCCCGAGCCCCACAGAAGACCCCCCACCCTATTCCGCAATTGATCCCAAAATGGCACATCTCATTTATCCACCCGCTTCGCCCCACTATCCAAGACAGCTGCCTATCACCTACCAGCCAGGACCCGACCACCCTGCCTTCTACCAGCCACAATTCATGCCCTCACCCAGCCACACCCCTTACACTATT TACATGACCAGTCATCCACCAAACCAGGAGCAGATATCCCTGCCCAAGGACTACCTGGTGGAGTCCCTGCTGGTCACCATCTTCTGCTGCCTGATGAGTGGGCTCATCGCTCTCATGTACTCTTATGAG GCACGTGCTGCCCTGGCCCGTGGGGATATCAGGGAGGGGGAGCGGGCGTCCCAGAGGGCCCGGCTGCTGGTTCTGTTCAGCCTGCTGTTTGGGATATTTGTGTGCCTGGGCTGGATCATATATGTGGTGGTGGCTCTCTGTGCCTAG
- the LOC133139850 gene encoding cell death-inducing p53-target protein 1 isoform X1, giving the protein MDSGGSPVNPPMNPNQLSHSMGGAGAVEGLGDRDPGGAGAVEGLGDRDLAVHSAGHASQPAQAPECHGTCPGDVAMVIDGPPTANQLQDPADPPQNSVPSPTEDPPPYSAIDPKMAHLIYPPASPHYPRQLPITYQPGPDHPAFYQPQFMPSPSHTPYTIYMTSHPPNQEQISLPKDYLVESLLVTIFCCLMSGLIALMYSYEVQLPCNHSAVETNLPNRVEWASRAICPTVWFQSEWSLWPDVLQSSTKPFIAPPLEGGFELAGYPPHLIN; this is encoded by the exons ATGGACTCAG GTGGTTCCCCAGTTAATCCACCAATGAACCCTAATCAACTCAGTCACAGCATGGGGGGTGCAGGAGCAGTGGAGGGACTGGGAGACAGAGACCCGGGGGGTGCAGGAGCAGTGGAAGGACTGGGAGACAGAGACCTGGCTGTACACTCAGCAGGCCATGCCTCCCAACCAGCACAAGCCCCTGAGTGTCATGGAACATGTCCTGGGGATGTAGCGATGGTTATAGATGGGCCTCCTACAGCCAACCAACTGCAggaccctgctgaccctcctcaGAACAGTGTCCCGAGCCCCACAGAAGACCCCCCACCCTATTCCGCAATTGATCCCAAAATGGCACATCTCATTTATCCACCCGCTTCGCCCCACTATCCAAGACAGCTGCCTATCACCTACCAGCCAGGACCCGACCACCCTGCCTTCTACCAGCCACAATTCATGCCCTCACCCAGCCACACCCCTTACACTATT TACATGACCAGTCATCCACCAAACCAGGAGCAGATATCCCTGCCCAAGGACTACCTGGTGGAGTCCCTGCTGGTCACCATCTTCTGCTGCCTGATGAGTGGGCTCATCGCTCTCATGTACTCTTATGAGGTACAACTGCCCTGCAATCACTCGGCTGTGGAGACAAACCTTCCAAACAGGGTAGAATGGGCCTCCAGAGCAATCTGCCCTACTGTGTGGTTCCAGTCTGAGTGGTCACTGTGGCCAGATGTTCTTCAGAGTAGCACCAAACCTTTCATTGCACCACCCCTGGAGGGAGGGTTTGAGTTAGCAGGGTATCCCCCCCATCTTATCAATTAA
- the LOC133141059 gene encoding uncharacterized protein LOC133141059 isoform X2, translating to MPICKERYLLGFEMSEVQVLDRSVLVLIDHCNEMKRQESISRIVTCFVFVVFSGIFFLFLQTHSSLDCKHNKNDLEHSTSAHYQPEIESRPNAHLTA from the exons ATGCCCATCTGCAAGGAACGCTATCTGTTGGGTTTTGAGATGTCTGAGGTTCAGGTGTTAGACAGATCCGTACTTGTATTGATTGATCACTGCAACGAGATGAAGCGGCAAGAAAGTATCTCCCGGATTGTCACTTGCTTTGTATTTGTGGTTTTCAGCGGAATTTTTTTCTTGTTCCTTCAAACGCACAGCTCTCTGGACTGCAAG caCAACAAAAACGATTTggaacaca GTACAAGTGCCCATTACCAGCCAGAAATTGAATCCCGTCCAAATGCGCACCTGACAG CCTGA
- the LOC133141059 gene encoding tumor necrosis factor ligand superfamily member 15-like isoform X1, whose translation MPICKERYLLGFEMSEVQVLDRSVLVLIDHCNEMKRQESISRIVTCFVFVVFSGIFFLFLQTHSSLDCKHNKNDLEHSTSAHYQPEIESRPNAHLTALNCSMQNTEYLEWETRKGDAHLHMFNYSNKALIAPQDGNYSIYLQITYRMYEDYHCNPRNLLQLKQEVFHRSDRYPDQTVLMMALDSINCSEKTWRKSLYMSRVFSLEKGDQLKVKVGHLKLIDCNEKKVFFGAFLI comes from the exons ATGCCCATCTGCAAGGAACGCTATCTGTTGGGTTTTGAGATGTCTGAGGTTCAGGTGTTAGACAGATCCGTACTTGTATTGATTGATCACTGCAACGAGATGAAGCGGCAAGAAAGTATCTCCCGGATTGTCACTTGCTTTGTATTTGTGGTTTTCAGCGGAATTTTTTTCTTGTTCCTTCAAACGCACAGCTCTCTGGACTGCAAG caCAACAAAAACGATTTggaacaca GTACAAGTGCCCATTACCAGCCAGAAATTGAATCCCGTCCAAATGCGCACCTGACAG CTCTAAATTGTTCCATGCAAAACACTGAGTATCTTGAATGGGAAACAAGAAAAGGAGATGCTCACCTCCACATGTTTAATTATAGTAACAAGGCCCTCATAGCTCCTCAGGATGGCAATTACTCCATCTACCTGCAGATCACATACAGAATGTACGAGGACTACCACTGTAACCCCAGAAACCTGCTTCAACTTAAACAAGAGGTGTTTCACCGATCTGACCGCTACCCTGATCAAACGGTCCTCATGATGGCATTGGACTCCATAAACTGCAGCGAGAAAACCTGGAGGAAATCACTCTATATGTCTCGTGTGTTCTCCTTGGAGAAGGGTGATCAGCTGAAGGTGAAAGTGGGACACCTGAAACTAATTGACTGCAATGAGAAGAAAGTGTTTTTTGGTGCTTTTCTGATTTAG
- the LOC133141260 gene encoding uncharacterized protein LOC133141260, giving the protein MVHETFMNRARLFVVVFTLLAIVVATGIFFSKHEEPACPNPNRCVELTGAELSNFFQVPNSTASIFLAAINSTGTGNKKGTLLWEEENVYPNNMHLDKGRTKIVVEKRGFYLVFVQATFKVPSQHRESLMLRVDVQHPEHPEHPDQFSASFLTHCGSGESDVILNKPILLWLEPRNNLTVVTSPPKLVDYGRRPTSTFLTVVKYSDGTDDPCTQECLP; this is encoded by the exons ATGGTGCACGAGACCTTCATGAATCGGGCGCGTTTGTTCGTGGTTGTTTTCACACTGCTTGCAATCGTTGTGGCAactggaatatttttttcaaag CATGAAGAACCTGCCTGCCCTAATCCAAACAGATGTGTGGAGCTCACTG GTGCAGAGTTGAGCAACTTCTTCCAAGTTCCTAACTCCACAGCCTCAATATTTCTTGCAG CGATCAACTCAACGGGAACAGGAAACAAAAAGGGGACCCTGCTGTGGGAGGAGGAAAACGTCTACCCGAATAATATGCACCTAGATAAGGGGCGCACCAAGATTGTGGTGGAGAAGAGGGGTTTCTACCTGGTCTTTGTGCAAGCCACCTTCAAGGTGCCAAGTCAGCACAGGGAAAGCCTCATGCTGAGGGTAGACGTGCAGCACCCCGAGCACCCCGAGCACCCCGATCAGTTCTCCGCTAGCTTTCTAACACACTGTGGCAGTGGGGAAAGTGATGTGATCCTTAACAAGCCCATtttgttgtggttggaacctaGAAATAACTTGACTGTTGTGACCTCTCCTCCGAAGCTGGTGGACTACGGGAGACGCCCAACTTCAACGTTCTTAACTGTCGTTAAATACTCAGATGGCACAGATGACCCATGCACACAAGAATGCCTTCCATAG